A stretch of DNA from Arachis hypogaea cultivar Tifrunner chromosome 19, arahy.Tifrunner.gnm2.J5K5, whole genome shotgun sequence:
gacAATCCAATTTGGttaatatcaattaaaaaaaataacttaatataaaaaaacatccAAACTTTCAATATCAACGTATTACATCACGGATTTGTTTGggtaagtttttaaaaaaaaaatctttttttaagttatcttttttcaaaagatcttataaaaaagtagtaaaagtaattttatattttaatatcacttgcaaatcaattatatttgggtataactatgtaaaagtaattttttatttatttattatgtaaaaaatatctttttttaaagaaaaaaaatattttaaaaaaatatgtaaattgtagcttcttaaaaaagatgttttttaattttttagtacttttatttttattactagaaatttatcaaatatgttaaaaaaaaaattttcattaaaaaaagatctttttttatcaatttaatggtgCCCAAACAAACACTACATATTTAATCCATATAAAGAAATTAACccaaaaagtataattttttaaataaaaattgaaaaaaaaaaagttttacaataaaatttcaataatattagttcattaaaaatttattataaaataatactatatatccaaatttttttattaactaagttcaattaaattaatctaatataataaaaaattgttataattaatattatttttaatcttattatttaatttatatagttgaatttaatttataaaaaaatttaaatgtataacATTTCTCCACATTATAACTCCTCATTCTTTAATAAAATGTCAACGCCCTTGAACAATCAGAACTGATTTCTACTATTTGACCAATCATCACACTAATTAATCAAGGAAAGTTGTCTTTTGGTAAAAAAACATAAAGATGCACAGCAATTTCCTTCTGCGTAGAAGATATAGAATTTGTTCACTATTTGTTCGTTTCCTGCAAGTTTACTTAGTAGGTGTAGTGCGCTTGATTGATATACTCTAATAGAGTTTAGACTGTTTTAAATATGATTAATGAAATATTTAAAAGTTGGACAGTAATTTAGAATATTTGGAGAGAACGAAATGCAAGAATATTTAGGAATGAAGAAGTTAACATTGAAGATATTAAATTGAAATCGGTGTTGAGCTATAAAGAGTAGTCTAGTGCTGATCTAtgtggttgttgatggcaatgtcggAAATGACAATAGATTGgtcatttttgtttttactttgttTATTTGTGTCTTGTCTCTTTATGTTGCTCCATATTAATGTGTTGAGCTTTTTTTTGTTCCAAAAAAAATTTCCTTCTgcgtttttttgtttgttttgtcgcTGGCATATACTTATTCATCTTTCTAGAATGAACATGTTCGCATTGCATAGTTCATAGTGCTACTGTGCTAACATAATAGCATTATTACTCATTGATCAATCaactattttataaaaaaatccacAAAGCACCACAAACCCTGTATACAGAGAACTTATTAAGCAAAAATACTATTAAGAGACAGAATTAGAGCAAGCTGCTACAATTGCATATgccttaatataattaattaaattcctcaccaaaagaatataataaagaaTTCAAAATTCTGTAAagtgtaaataaataaataatctctATATCTCTCTCACTCTCGCTCTTTTGTATTTTACTTGCCGTCTCTTTGAGATCTATTCCCCTTACTTTAAaaacaatgaataaaaaaatttactacagAGGATATCCCTGgatccttcttcttcttgtgcacTAGAATTAGAATGGTAGCTATCGGCTAAACGACACCGTTATGTTTTGTTATGTACACTTACGGTGCAACAAAAACGGATTATTGGATCGGAGCCTCTGTCTTGTCTCTGTTGTGACAAAAGCAACACTTTCCGCAGCAGAATAATAGTTCAGAGTCACATAAAACACACGATCACGTTCATGCAATGCTGATCACTCCATACATGTTGAgattgtgatgatgatgattatgaggaTTATTATTTTGGCTTTGATTCACCAATTGGTGATGACACCTCATAAACCCTTCAATTTTGTTATTGTTAAACTTCCAATCCCCAACAATAACcctaacttcttcttcttcttcttcttcttcttcttctgatacTAACGATGtcgattcatcttcttcttcttctactttgaaTTCTTGttgtggttcttcttcttcttcttcgtcttcgagATCGTCGTCGCATTGATCTGGAACAAGAAACATCTTCAACCTTCCGTGTTCTCTCGAAGCGTAGAGAATCTCAGGTCTTTTGATTCTCACTTTGTTGAGTTGCAACCTTCCATTCTCCCTCACCGGAATAAGAGCGAAACTCGCTTGTCCCTTCTGGTTCAACGAAGAAAGCGGCGGAGGAAATGACGGAGCCGCCGCCGCCGCCTTCGAATTCCTCAATAACTCTCTCCTATTATCATTCCTATTTTCCTCAACATCAAGATCTTCGATCTTCTGCGTTATCTTTTGATCTTTGTCTTCACCGTCCACTAGCGTTTCCTCGATGCTCTCAAACCCTAGACTCTCGGTGCAGAACGTCCGCTTGCAATTGCCATCGGTTTCTTCGTCAACAACCACGGCTTTCGacggtggaggaggaggaggaggaggaggatcggTGATCGCCCGCGCCAAGATTCGCGAAGAGGATCGGTTAGAAGTCTTGAAACTGTTCTTGAAGGCGCTGAAAACGTGGAAGAAGAGAGAATAGAAATGCTTCTTGAATgtatgaagaagaaaagaaagaggaagagaaagcgAAAGAAGAATAGGGAGGTACAAAGAAAATATCGTCATGGATTGTTCCTCGATCAATAATGTATGTTTCTCAAATCAATCTTATGTTAAAAAAGAATAAAGGAAAACAGGATTAATAGAAGAGAGTAGGGATGTGTGCTGTGTCCAAGAGAAgacaaaagaagagagaaggcTAGGGTGAGGGTCTTAATATCAACACCCTCATCCCAAAGATAGAGAGAGATATATagtattattatttatgtatgGGTAATGGTGATGAGGTGAAGAGACAAGAGAGAGTGGGGAaaaaatcaaagaagaagaagagtgtgaAAATTGATTAACATGAGAGGGTATGTTGGTGTTTGAGCTGTAGTGAAAAGAGCGAAGTTAGCTAATTAGTAAACGGTGCCGAGTCCCACGTGAGATGCCCCTATGATTTCTCCCAATTTGGCACATTGCCAATTTCCCTTCCTCACTTTTCAAACCCTATCCTCACCTTAAATAGTGAGCTGGATGATGAAATTAAAAAACATGGAAACTAATTTTAGGGTG
This window harbors:
- the LOC112775222 gene encoding uncharacterized protein; translation: MTIFSLYLPILLSLSLPLSFLLHTFKKHFYSLFFHVFSAFKNSFKTSNRSSSRILARAITDPPPPPPPPPSKAVVVDEETDGNCKRTFCTESLGFESIEETLVDGEDKDQKITQKIEDLDVEENRNDNRRELLRNSKAAAAAPSFPPPLSSLNQKGQASFALIPVRENGRLQLNKVRIKRPEILYASREHGRLKMFLVPDQCDDDLEDEEEEEEPQQEFKVEEEEDESTSLVSEEEEEEEEEEVRVIVGDWKFNNNKIEGFMRCHHQLVNQSQNNNPHNHHHHNLNMYGVISIA